In a single window of the Pedococcus dokdonensis genome:
- a CDS encoding NuoI/complex I 23 kDa subunit family protein, producing MSEPAKKPGGIGIPGILKGLATTARTMAKPTHTAEYPDAPPHLPPRSRGVIALLEENCTSCMLCARECPDWCIYIDSHKETIPATTPGGRERQRNVLDRFAIDFSLCMYCGICIEVCPFDALHWSPEFEYSELDIRDLLHEKERLGQWMPTVPPPSALDERSAEPAEIGATTRPGRLVRSTPARPAPTRATPPPGPAPEPTPPTAAPEGPEPA from the coding sequence GTGAGCGAGCCGGCGAAGAAGCCGGGCGGTATCGGCATACCCGGCATCCTCAAGGGCCTGGCCACCACGGCTCGCACGATGGCGAAGCCGACCCACACGGCCGAGTACCCCGACGCGCCGCCGCACCTCCCACCGCGCAGCCGTGGCGTCATCGCGCTGCTCGAGGAGAACTGCACGTCCTGCATGCTCTGCGCCCGCGAGTGCCCGGACTGGTGCATCTACATCGACTCCCACAAGGAGACCATCCCCGCGACGACCCCGGGTGGGCGTGAGCGCCAGCGCAACGTGCTGGACCGGTTCGCGATCGACTTCAGCCTCTGCATGTACTGCGGCATCTGCATCGAGGTCTGCCCCTTCGACGCGCTGCACTGGAGCCCGGAGTTCGAGTACTCCGAGCTCGACATCCGCGACCTGCTGCACGAGAAGGAGCGGCTCGGCCAGTGGATGCCCACCGTGCCACCGCCCTCGGCGCTCGACGAGCGGTCCGCCGAGCCGGCCGAGATCGGCGCGACCACCCGACCGGGCCGGCTCGTCCGCAGCACCCCGGCGCGGCCGGCGCCCACCCGTGCCACCCCGCCACCCGGTCCGGCGCCCGAGCCCACCCCGCCAACGGCTGCACCCGAGGGCCCGGAGCCGGCATGA
- a CDS encoding NADH-quinone oxidoreductase subunit J family protein, giving the protein MTALDVAFAAVGLVTAASGLLAVTTRHVVHAALWLVVCLGAVAGCYLVLGAEFVALVQLLVYVGAIVVLVLFALMLTRAPIGANPDISTGRLHRVLAGLLGAGVTALLAAALLPLAGPAVPRRDTSTTEVAEQLFGTWVWPFEVLSVLLLVALVAAMAVSRMTRPPERAEGAAPAAAADEGGAA; this is encoded by the coding sequence ATGACCGCGCTCGACGTCGCCTTCGCCGCGGTCGGCCTCGTGACCGCGGCGAGCGGGCTGCTCGCCGTCACGACCCGCCACGTCGTGCACGCCGCCCTCTGGCTCGTGGTCTGCCTGGGCGCGGTGGCCGGTTGCTACCTCGTGCTCGGGGCCGAGTTCGTCGCGCTGGTGCAGCTGCTCGTCTACGTGGGCGCCATCGTCGTGCTCGTGCTCTTCGCCCTCATGCTGACCCGGGCACCCATCGGCGCGAACCCCGACATCAGCACCGGGCGCCTGCACCGCGTCCTCGCGGGGCTGCTCGGGGCCGGTGTCACCGCCCTGCTCGCCGCCGCGCTGCTGCCCCTCGCGGGCCCGGCCGTGCCACGGCGCGACACGTCCACGACGGAGGTCGCGGAGCAGCTCTTCGGCACCTGGGTCTGGCCGTTCGAGGTGCTGTCGGTCCTGCTGCTCGTCGCCCTGGTCGCGGCGATGGCGGTGTCGCGTATGACCCGTCCGCCCGAAAGGGCCGAAGGGGCTGCGCCAGCCGCAGCGGCGGACGAGGGCGGGGCCGCATGA
- the nuoK gene encoding NADH-quinone oxidoreductase subunit NuoK → MIHLAGPYLLAAVLAGLGTYGVLARRNAVLVLIGVELILNAANLLLVSVAASAGDRWAAGNVLTLFVITIAAAEVVVALAVVLAVYRLRGDVDLSERAETGAPTEAEHGVAGEVRS, encoded by the coding sequence ATGATCCACCTCGCCGGCCCCTACCTGCTCGCCGCGGTGCTCGCCGGGCTGGGCACCTACGGCGTGCTGGCCCGTCGCAACGCCGTGCTCGTGCTGATCGGTGTCGAGCTCATCCTGAACGCGGCCAACCTGCTGCTCGTCTCGGTCGCCGCCAGCGCCGGCGACCGCTGGGCGGCTGGCAACGTCCTCACCCTCTTCGTCATCACCATCGCCGCGGCCGAGGTGGTCGTGGCCCTCGCCGTCGTGCTGGCCGTCTACCGCCTGCGCGGCGACGTCGACCTCAGCGAGCGCGCCGAGACCGGTGCACCCACGGAGGCGGAGCACGGGGTCGCGGGCGAGGTGCGGTCGTGA
- a CDS encoding NADH-quinone oxidoreductase subunit 5 family protein: MTDTATRLVVLVPAVAALLGLLLARRADVRVPRAVAITTSAAGIVVALLEVLGVHGSSGGGTLSTVPALAAGELRIPLQLQATTATATIALVVAVVGWAVQVFAGWYLRDDDRYGVFAATVSLFTAGMLLTVQSADLVLTLVGWEVMGWCSYLLIGHWSRKESAGRAALKAFLVTRLADVGFVLGVVILAAGAGSTAYRQVLQSWASTGCDDAGACAAPNGGLLNAAMVLLVIGVLGKSGMVPFHDWLPDAMEGPTPASALIHAATMVAAGTFVLAQLFDVLAAADGARWLLAVSTAVTMVYAAVLAFGQSDLKRLLAYSTLSQVALMLSALAVAPADEGPGAGVLHLYSHAFFKALLFLAIGWLSVTVGGTAAATMRGGLRGHLFIRPAMFVGLLSLAGVPPLVGFVSKEHVLAAAEAGTGDGAARAWLVLLAGLLTVVLTAAYCMRAWLVLDDLSAAEIQRHDTDSASLGVRTVVMVLAFLTVVGGLVVFTPLLDVGGRIGWLVAVLSILLIVGAGLAVRSVAQGEDAAARVVGQRMPAFDAGLGVDRLYVSLVAQPVLALARLVVFLDREVVDAYVRGAATAARLGGTGGQRVHRSEVAASGLAWVVAGVVAVALAGVALW, translated from the coding sequence GTGACCGACACCGCCACCCGGCTCGTCGTCCTGGTCCCGGCCGTCGCCGCCCTGCTCGGCCTCCTGCTGGCCCGCCGGGCCGACGTCCGCGTCCCGCGAGCCGTGGCCATCACCACGTCAGCCGCCGGCATCGTCGTGGCGCTGCTCGAGGTGCTCGGCGTGCACGGGTCGTCCGGCGGCGGCACCCTGTCGACCGTCCCTGCGCTGGCCGCCGGCGAGCTGCGGATCCCGTTGCAGCTGCAGGCCACCACGGCCACGGCGACCATCGCGCTGGTCGTCGCCGTCGTCGGCTGGGCGGTCCAGGTCTTCGCGGGCTGGTACCTGCGCGACGACGACCGCTACGGCGTCTTCGCCGCCACCGTGTCGCTGTTCACCGCCGGCATGCTGCTCACCGTCCAGTCCGCCGACCTCGTCCTGACCCTGGTCGGCTGGGAGGTGATGGGCTGGTGCTCCTACCTGCTCATCGGCCACTGGAGCCGCAAGGAGTCTGCCGGCCGCGCCGCGCTCAAGGCCTTCCTCGTCACCCGCCTCGCGGACGTCGGCTTCGTCCTCGGTGTGGTGATCCTGGCCGCCGGCGCCGGCTCCACGGCATACCGACAGGTCCTGCAGAGCTGGGCGAGCACCGGCTGCGACGACGCCGGGGCCTGCGCGGCGCCCAACGGCGGCCTGCTCAACGCGGCCATGGTGCTGCTCGTCATCGGTGTCCTCGGCAAGTCGGGCATGGTGCCGTTCCACGACTGGCTGCCGGACGCGATGGAGGGCCCGACCCCGGCGTCCGCGCTCATCCACGCCGCGACCATGGTCGCGGCCGGCACCTTCGTGCTCGCCCAGCTGTTCGACGTGCTCGCGGCCGCCGACGGCGCGCGCTGGCTGCTTGCCGTGAGCACCGCCGTGACCATGGTGTATGCCGCGGTGCTGGCCTTCGGGCAGAGCGACCTGAAGCGACTGCTCGCCTACTCGACGCTGAGCCAGGTCGCCTTGATGCTCTCGGCCCTCGCGGTCGCCCCGGCCGACGAGGGACCGGGGGCAGGGGTGCTGCACCTCTACTCGCACGCCTTCTTCAAGGCGTTGCTGTTCCTCGCGATCGGCTGGCTCAGCGTGACCGTCGGCGGCACCGCCGCAGCGACGATGCGCGGCGGCCTGCGGGGTCATCTGTTCATCCGGCCAGCCATGTTCGTGGGTCTGCTGTCCCTCGCGGGGGTGCCCCCGCTGGTCGGGTTCGTCTCCAAGGAGCACGTCCTCGCGGCGGCTGAGGCCGGCACGGGGGACGGTGCGGCGCGGGCCTGGCTGGTGCTCCTCGCCGGGCTGCTGACCGTGGTGCTGACCGCGGCCTACTGCATGCGCGCCTGGCTCGTCCTCGACGACTTGAGTGCGGCCGAGATCCAGCGCCACGACACGGATTCCGCGTCCCTCGGGGTGCGTACCGTCGTCATGGTCCTGGCCTTCCTCACCGTCGTCGGGGGGCTCGTCGTGTTCACGCCGTTGCTCGACGTCGGCGGTCGCATCGGCTGGCTGGTCGCGGTGCTCAGCATCCTGCTCATCGTCGGCGCCGGTCTGGCCGTGCGCTCGGTCGCGCAGGGCGAGGACGCGGCTGCTCGCGTCGTCGGCCAGCGGATGCCCGCCTTCGACGCCGGGCTCGGGGTCGACCGGCTCTACGTGTCGCTGGTGGCGCAGCCGGTGCTCGCGCTCGCCCGACTCGTGGTCTTCCTCGACCGGGAGGTCGTCGACGCCTACGTCCGCGGCGCGGCCACCGCGGCCCGCCTCGGCGGGACAGGTGGACAGCGGGTGCACCGGTCCGAGGTGGCTGCCTCCGGGCTGGCCTGGGTGGTGGCCGGCGTCGTCGCCGTCGCGCTGGCAGGGGTCGCGCTGTGGTGA
- a CDS encoding complex I subunit 4 family protein translates to MVILASLVIPAAVAVWLLTGGRGVSHRAANFLATAASVLTLAGVLFAVITRPTVDRAWVPSLGLRWQLSVDGISAPLLLLTAVLGVAVVLHTLDRPPKGGTTAAFHACLLLVEFGALATFYARDAVLFFVAFEVVLVPMWVLITRFGDAHDAPARADAGGRFVLYTVFGSTLMLVGILALVAQAGTSDLDVLAQGGGHGIPVGTQTLVAALLVAGLAVKVPVFPVHTWLPPAHTTAPTAGSVLLAAVLLKMGTYGLVRLPLASVPDGFAKVAPVLAVLGAVGILWGGLACLVERDLKRLVAYSSVAHMGFVVLGLASGTRTGLQAALFANVAHGVISALLFVVVGGLKERWGSADLDTARAALREVTPRLGFALVVGLAASLGLPGLAGFWGEFLSVYAAWSPAADRPEGLFRALAVVGAVGTVLAAAYALRVARTVWAGDRTEPRIADSSDSEWDVIAVLVVAVLLLGIAPGPLLALTDDTVTTIVGAAP, encoded by the coding sequence ATGGTGATCCTGGCCAGCCTCGTCATCCCAGCGGCCGTCGCCGTCTGGCTGCTCACCGGTGGCCGCGGGGTCTCGCACCGCGCGGCCAACTTCCTCGCCACGGCCGCGAGCGTGCTGACGCTCGCCGGCGTGCTCTTCGCCGTGATCACCCGCCCGACCGTCGACCGCGCCTGGGTGCCGTCGCTCGGGCTGCGCTGGCAGCTCTCCGTCGACGGCATCAGCGCCCCCCTCCTCCTGCTCACCGCGGTCCTCGGCGTCGCCGTGGTCCTGCACACCCTCGACCGGCCACCGAAGGGCGGCACCACGGCCGCCTTCCACGCCTGCCTGCTGCTCGTCGAGTTCGGGGCGCTGGCCACCTTCTACGCGCGCGACGCCGTGCTGTTCTTCGTCGCCTTCGAGGTCGTGCTCGTCCCGATGTGGGTGCTGATCACGCGGTTCGGTGACGCCCACGACGCGCCGGCCAGGGCCGATGCCGGTGGCCGCTTCGTCCTCTACACCGTGTTCGGCTCGACGCTCATGCTCGTCGGCATCCTCGCCCTCGTCGCCCAGGCGGGCACCTCCGACCTCGACGTGCTCGCCCAGGGTGGCGGGCACGGCATACCGGTGGGCACGCAGACCCTGGTCGCGGCCCTGCTGGTGGCCGGGCTGGCGGTCAAGGTGCCGGTCTTCCCGGTGCACACCTGGCTGCCGCCTGCGCACACCACCGCGCCCACGGCCGGCTCGGTCCTCCTCGCCGCCGTGCTGCTCAAGATGGGCACCTACGGCCTCGTGCGCCTGCCGCTCGCCTCGGTCCCGGACGGCTTCGCGAAGGTCGCGCCGGTCCTCGCGGTGCTCGGCGCCGTCGGCATCCTCTGGGGAGGCCTCGCCTGCCTGGTGGAGCGCGACCTCAAGCGGCTGGTCGCCTACTCCTCGGTGGCCCACATGGGGTTCGTCGTCCTCGGCCTCGCCAGCGGCACGCGCACCGGGTTGCAGGCCGCGCTCTTCGCGAACGTCGCCCACGGCGTCATCTCGGCCCTGCTCTTCGTCGTGGTCGGCGGACTCAAGGAACGCTGGGGGAGTGCCGACCTCGACACGGCGCGGGCCGCACTGCGTGAGGTCACGCCCCGGCTCGGGTTCGCGCTCGTCGTCGGTCTGGCCGCCTCGCTCGGGCTGCCCGGGCTGGCGGGCTTCTGGGGCGAGTTCCTCAGCGTGTATGCCGCGTGGTCACCCGCCGCCGACCGTCCCGAAGGCCTGTTCCGGGCGCTGGCCGTGGTCGGCGCAGTGGGCACCGTGCTCGCTGCGGCCTACGCGCTGCGGGTCGCGCGGACCGTCTGGGCCGGGGACCGCACCGAACCGCGGATCGCGGACAGCAGCGACAGCGAGTGGGACGTCATCGCGGTGCTCGTCGTGGCGGTGCTGCTGCTGGGCATCGCCCCCGGGCCGTTGCTGGCGCTCACCGACGACACCGTCACGACCATCGTCGGGGCCGCGCCGTGA
- a CDS encoding NADH-quinone oxidoreductase subunit N yields MSAPTASTLVTFDWLVLAPVAVPALGAVLVLVVDALAPRLVRLHAAVGLLALTAAIALAVPGALRSADDPLRSLCLPAPDGACLYEAGPLASALQLGALGSALVVLLLSWPGADPREPLRGGPAVVVSLVLAATAGAAGVAAAHDLGSWLVCLELATLPAIGLVALRGDSPAGRGALALLTTSLVSFAMVVLGAALWLVSTGEAVFAPGGVQDALADPQRRVVLLLAALLLLAGLGFKLSLVPFHAWTPQAYAGATEPVAAFLAATSKVAALAALLVVVRPLVGAGAPVLVAIGILAAVSMTLGNVLALVQDDPVRLLAWSTVAQAGWVILPLSALDDGAAAASGGYLLAYVIATLVAFTVVHVVTATPRRRGVVDQGRTLAAHTGLLRAHPLLGGALGLALLSLAGLPPGVIGLVAKVVALRPVVGEGQWLLAVVAVLNAVLGVAVYLRWFAVLLRDPDEGPARAVIRRIPRSALAALVLGGTALVATSVMPQLLLGLLG; encoded by the coding sequence GTGAGCGCTCCGACCGCCAGCACGCTGGTGACCTTCGACTGGCTGGTCCTGGCTCCGGTCGCCGTCCCCGCACTCGGGGCCGTCCTCGTCCTGGTCGTCGACGCCCTCGCGCCGAGACTGGTCCGGCTGCACGCCGCGGTCGGGCTGCTCGCGCTCACCGCGGCGATCGCCCTCGCCGTGCCCGGGGCGCTCCGGTCGGCCGACGACCCGCTCCGGTCCCTCTGCCTGCCCGCACCCGACGGCGCCTGCCTCTACGAGGCCGGCCCGCTGGCCAGTGCGCTCCAGCTCGGCGCGCTCGGCTCGGCGCTGGTGGTGCTCCTGCTCAGCTGGCCGGGCGCCGACCCGCGCGAGCCGCTGCGTGGCGGGCCGGCGGTCGTCGTGTCGCTCGTCCTGGCCGCCACGGCGGGGGCGGCGGGCGTCGCCGCCGCCCACGACCTGGGGTCGTGGCTGGTGTGCCTCGAGCTCGCCACGCTTCCCGCCATCGGCCTCGTCGCGCTGCGCGGCGACAGCCCGGCCGGCCGCGGTGCGCTCGCCCTGCTCACCACGTCGCTGGTGTCCTTCGCGATGGTGGTGCTCGGGGCCGCGCTCTGGCTGGTGTCGACCGGTGAGGCGGTCTTCGCCCCCGGCGGGGTGCAGGACGCCCTCGCCGACCCGCAACGCCGCGTGGTGCTGCTCCTCGCCGCACTGCTGCTGCTGGCCGGACTGGGGTTCAAGCTCAGCCTGGTGCCGTTCCATGCCTGGACGCCGCAGGCCTACGCCGGGGCCACCGAGCCGGTCGCCGCCTTCCTCGCCGCGACCTCCAAGGTTGCGGCGCTCGCCGCGCTGCTCGTCGTCGTGCGGCCGCTGGTGGGTGCCGGCGCCCCGGTGCTGGTCGCCATCGGCATCCTGGCTGCCGTCTCCATGACCCTTGGCAACGTCCTCGCCCTGGTGCAGGACGATCCGGTCCGGCTGCTGGCCTGGTCCACGGTGGCGCAGGCCGGCTGGGTCATCCTGCCGTTGTCGGCGCTCGACGATGGCGCGGCGGCGGCCTCGGGTGGCTACCTGCTCGCCTACGTCATCGCGACGCTCGTCGCCTTCACCGTCGTGCACGTCGTCACCGCCACGCCACGGCGCCGAGGAGTCGTCGACCAGGGCCGGACGCTCGCGGCCCACACCGGGCTGCTGCGCGCCCACCCCCTGCTCGGAGGGGCCCTGGGACTGGCCCTGCTCTCGCTCGCCGGGCTCCCGCCCGGCGTCATCGGGCTGGTGGCCAAGGTCGTGGCCCTGCGCCCGGTCGTCGGTGAGGGGCAGTGGCTGCTCGCCGTCGTCGCGGTGCTGAACGCGGTGCTCGGGGTGGCGGTCTACCTGCGCTGGTTCGCCGTGCTGCTGCGCGACCCCGACGAGGGGCCGGCGCGGGCCGTGATCCGCCGCATTCCGCGCTCTGCGCTCGCGGCACTCGTGCTCGGCGGCACCGCGCTCGTGGCCACCAGCGTCATGCCGCAGCTGCTGCTCGGCCTGCTCGGCTGA
- the htpX gene encoding zinc metalloprotease HtpX → MHNHFNGLKTAALFGAIFALLLAIGGVISASTGSSAFIWLFALLGVGMTAYGYWNSDKLAIKAMHAYPVSEAQAPAMYRIVRELSTAAGKPMPKLYVSPTAAPNAFATGRNPENAAVCCTEGILGLLDERELRGVLGHELMHVYNRDILTGSVAAAVAGLITSVAQMLMFAGMFGGGGNDEDRPNPLAMLAMALLAPFAAMMIQMAISRTREYDADEDGAKLTGDPLALASALRKLETGVARAPLQPTPAIQNSSHMMIANPFRPQDVSRFFSTHPPMTERIARLEAQAYGFRQR, encoded by the coding sequence ATGCACAACCACTTCAACGGGCTCAAGACGGCTGCGCTCTTCGGGGCCATCTTCGCCCTCCTGCTCGCCATCGGCGGCGTCATCTCGGCCTCGACGGGCAGCTCGGCGTTCATCTGGCTGTTCGCCCTGCTCGGCGTCGGCATGACGGCCTACGGCTACTGGAACTCCGACAAGCTCGCGATCAAGGCGATGCACGCCTACCCCGTCAGCGAGGCGCAGGCCCCGGCGATGTACCGGATCGTCCGCGAGCTCTCGACCGCCGCGGGCAAGCCGATGCCCAAGCTCTACGTCAGCCCCACCGCCGCCCCCAACGCCTTCGCGACCGGGCGCAACCCCGAGAACGCCGCCGTCTGCTGCACCGAGGGCATCCTCGGCCTGCTCGACGAGCGCGAGCTGCGCGGGGTGCTCGGCCACGAGCTGATGCACGTCTACAACCGCGACATCCTCACCGGCTCGGTGGCCGCCGCCGTGGCCGGCCTGATCACCTCGGTGGCCCAGATGCTGATGTTCGCCGGCATGTTCGGTGGCGGTGGCAACGACGAGGACCGCCCCAACCCGCTGGCCATGCTCGCCATGGCCCTGCTCGCGCCGTTCGCGGCGATGATGATCCAGATGGCGATCAGCCGCACCCGCGAGTACGACGCGGACGAGGACGGTGCCAAGCTCACCGGCGACCCGCTGGCCCTGGCGTCGGCCCTGCGCAAGCTCGAGACCGGGGTGGCCCGCGCGCCGCTGCAGCCGACCCCGGCGATCCAGAACTCCAGCCACATGATGATCGCCAACCCGTTCCGGCCCCAGGACGTGTCGCGCTTCTTCTCCACCCACCCGCCGATGACCGAGCGGATCGCGCGGCTCGAGGCCCAGGCCTATGGGTTCAGACAGCGCTGA
- a CDS encoding cold-shock protein codes for MAQGTVKWFNAEKGFGFIEQDGGGPDVFVHYSAIETSGYRSLDEAQRVEFDITQGPKGPQAEKVRAV; via the coding sequence ATGGCACAGGGAACAGTGAAGTGGTTCAACGCTGAGAAGGGCTTCGGCTTCATCGAGCAGGACGGCGGCGGCCCCGACGTCTTCGTGCACTACAGCGCGATCGAGACCAGCGGCTACCGCTCCCTCGACGAGGCGCAGCGCGTCGAGTTCGACATCACGCAGGGCCCCAAGGGCCCGCAGGCGGAGAAGGTCCGGGCCGTCTGA
- the pepN gene encoding aminopeptidase N: protein MPSLTRAEAARRSELLTVTSMTVDLDLARASDPATETFVSRTRITFDCAEPGGTTFVDLKPVELGSLVLNGQPLDPADLADGRVQLTGLTAHNVLEVESTMAYSRDGQGLHRAVDPADGEHYVYGHLFLDAAPRVFACFDQPDLKAPYTITVTAPEPWLVIGNGAAKQSSPSRWELATTLPLATYFVTVCTGPYASVHDEHDGIPLGIHARASLRTHLEREATQMLEVTKASFDYYHSLFGIRYPFGEYHQVFVPEFNAGAMENPGCVTFRDTMVFRGAAARDEVLSRTNTIAHEMAHMWFGDLVTMRWWDDLWLNESFAEYMAHRTCVAATEFTDAWVDSTVARKGWGYAAERTPSTHPVAGSAALDAQAALQDFDGISYAKGAATLRQLIAHIGDDAFIAGVGDYLRGHSYGNGTLADFMGFMERASGQSLTAWSRAWLLTAGVDVLSVDRATGVVERSAPSEHPADRPHTTDVAGFADGAEVFRVPLTITQDSTVVDGLREAPAAQLVVPNASDLTWATVTLDAESVAAVPGALAAVPDPQARAVVWIALVDGVCLGTVDPRVLVRTFGAAWPAEDSDSVLTRTATTLLGRVIPTFLPPGEHEWAERVVAESAEQVLASAQSGSTRALVAARTVARASDDESLLRAWAAGRERPAGLESDSDFGWIAVRNLASRGLVDDDFVEERRAADDTLQGRLSALLARAAMPSPAAKAWAWQELTANRSRSNYDLNALAQGFWLAEDLAVVRPYAERYFVDVPAMTAWVGEDAIARVATLAYPGRVVEQETVDRSEAALGGGGLSVAVRRAMVDAESELREALRSRAAFG, encoded by the coding sequence ATGCCCTCACTGACGCGCGCCGAAGCCGCTCGACGATCCGAGCTCCTGACCGTGACGAGCATGACCGTCGACCTCGACCTGGCGCGGGCGAGCGACCCGGCGACCGAGACCTTCGTCTCGCGGACGAGGATCACCTTCGACTGCGCCGAACCCGGCGGCACGACCTTCGTCGACCTCAAGCCGGTCGAGCTCGGCAGCCTGGTCCTCAACGGCCAGCCGCTCGACCCGGCCGACCTGGCGGACGGGCGGGTCCAGCTGACCGGGCTGACCGCCCACAACGTCCTCGAGGTCGAGTCGACGATGGCCTACAGCCGCGACGGGCAAGGCCTGCACCGCGCGGTGGACCCGGCCGACGGGGAGCACTACGTCTACGGCCACCTCTTCCTCGACGCCGCCCCGCGGGTGTTCGCCTGCTTCGACCAGCCCGACCTCAAGGCGCCCTACACAATCACCGTGACCGCGCCGGAGCCGTGGCTGGTGATCGGCAACGGCGCCGCGAAGCAGTCGTCACCCAGCCGCTGGGAGCTTGCGACGACCCTGCCGCTGGCCACCTACTTCGTCACGGTCTGCACCGGTCCCTACGCCTCCGTGCACGACGAGCACGACGGCATACCCCTCGGCATCCACGCCCGCGCCTCCCTGCGGACGCACCTCGAGCGTGAGGCGACCCAGATGCTCGAGGTGACCAAGGCGAGCTTCGACTACTACCACTCGCTCTTCGGCATCCGGTACCCGTTCGGCGAGTACCACCAGGTGTTCGTGCCCGAGTTCAACGCCGGGGCGATGGAGAACCCCGGCTGCGTCACCTTCCGCGACACGATGGTCTTCCGCGGGGCCGCCGCCCGTGACGAGGTGCTCTCGCGGACCAACACCATCGCCCACGAGATGGCGCACATGTGGTTCGGCGACCTCGTCACGATGCGTTGGTGGGACGACCTGTGGCTCAACGAGTCGTTCGCCGAGTACATGGCCCACCGCACCTGCGTGGCCGCCACCGAGTTCACCGACGCATGGGTCGACTCCACCGTGGCCCGCAAGGGCTGGGGGTATGCCGCGGAGCGCACCCCGTCGACGCACCCCGTGGCCGGGTCCGCGGCGCTGGACGCCCAGGCCGCGCTGCAGGACTTCGACGGGATCTCCTACGCCAAGGGCGCTGCGACGCTGCGGCAGCTGATCGCCCACATCGGCGACGACGCGTTCATCGCCGGGGTCGGCGACTACCTGCGCGGGCACTCCTACGGCAACGGCACGCTGGCCGACTTCATGGGGTTCATGGAGCGCGCCTCGGGGCAGTCGCTCACCGCGTGGAGCCGGGCCTGGCTGCTGACCGCCGGGGTCGACGTGCTCTCGGTCGACCGGGCGACCGGCGTCGTCGAGCGCAGCGCGCCGAGCGAACACCCGGCCGACCGTCCGCACACGACCGACGTGGCCGGGTTCGCCGACGGTGCCGAGGTGTTCCGGGTGCCCCTGACGATCACGCAGGACAGCACCGTCGTCGACGGGCTCCGCGAAGCCCCTGCGGCGCAGCTCGTCGTCCCGAACGCCTCGGACCTCACCTGGGCGACCGTGACGCTCGACGCCGAGTCGGTGGCCGCCGTGCCCGGCGCCCTCGCCGCGGTGCCGGACCCCCAGGCGCGGGCGGTGGTGTGGATCGCGCTGGTGGACGGCGTGTGCCTCGGCACCGTGGACCCGCGGGTGCTGGTCCGCACGTTCGGGGCGGCCTGGCCGGCCGAGGACAGCGACTCCGTGCTGACCCGCACGGCGACCACCCTGCTGGGCAGGGTCATCCCGACGTTCCTGCCGCCGGGGGAGCACGAGTGGGCCGAGCGGGTCGTGGCCGAGTCGGCCGAGCAGGTGCTCGCGTCCGCGCAGTCCGGCTCGACCCGGGCCCTCGTCGCGGCCCGCACGGTGGCCAGGGCGTCCGACGACGAGTCGCTCCTGCGCGCGTGGGCTGCGGGCCGGGAGCGTCCGGCGGGGCTGGAGTCCGACTCCGACTTCGGGTGGATCGCGGTCCGCAACCTCGCCTCCCGTGGCCTGGTCGACGACGACTTCGTCGAGGAGCGCCGCGCCGCCGACGACACCCTGCAGGGGCGGCTCAGCGCCCTCCTCGCGCGGGCGGCGATGCCGTCACCGGCAGCCAAGGCCTGGGCGTGGCAGGAGCTCACCGCGAACCGCTCCCGCTCCAACTACGACCTGAACGCGCTGGCCCAGGGCTTCTGGCTGGCCGAGGACCTCGCGGTGGTGCGTCCCTATGCGGAGCGCTACTTCGTCGACGTCCCCGCGATGACCGCATGGGTCGGTGAGGACGCCATCGCCCGGGTCGCGACGCTCGCCTACCCCGGCCGGGTGGTCGAGCAGGAGACGGTCGACCGCAGCGAGGCGGCGCTCGGGGGTGGCGGGCTCAGCGTCGCCGTCCGCCGCGCGATGGTCGACGCCGAGTCCGAGCTGCGGGAGGCACTGCGTTCGCGAGCCGCCTTCGGCTGA